One region of Solanum pennellii chromosome 6, SPENNV200 genomic DNA includes:
- the LOC107021132 gene encoding SKP1-like protein 21, which translates to MAVVKPEMKSYIWLQTADGSIQQVEEEVAMFCPMICREVLQTGMGSSKNYAISLPQRVNPAILGLILEYCQFHQVPGRSNKERKIFDEKFIRLDTKKLCELTSAADSLQLRPLVDLTSRALARMIEGKTPEEIRETFHLPDDLTEEEKLEPLRNMTDDPRIRLLNRLYARKRKELKEREKLKNVEVEEEQHVDERSVDDLLSFINGADEDSKSARATKSKKKNRRRKEQARNSSTNNETGNHNQESNCPTSSCLNGDTGDVLSPLPSDLQVSASVKFSPKLDFDDGDIDDELDPAMKEEIDREVEDFARRLNSDWPERMQEILSLGQERRPVPLSVNGNGSLRRYTGLDRR; encoded by the exons ATGGCGGTCGTCAAACCAGAG ATGAAGTCCTACATTTGGCTCCAAACTGCTGATGGTTCAATCCAACAAGTAGAGGAAGAGGTTGCCATGTTTTGCCCAATGATATGCCGAGAAGTACTTCAAACTGGCATGGGATCGTCGAAAAATTATGCCATATCACTTCCTCAACGTGTCAATCCTGCTATTCTGGGATTAATACTGGAGTATTGTCAATTTCATCAAGTTCCTGGTCGTTCTAATAAG GAGCGCAAGATTTTTGATGAGAAGTTCATCCGGTTAGATACTAAGAAGTTATGCGAGTTGACATCTGCTGCTGACAGCCTTCAACTGAGGCCTCTGGTTGACCTTACAAGTCGTGCGCTTGCTCGGATGATTGAAGGAAAAACTCCCGAGGAGATACGTGAAACTTTCCATTTGCCAGATGATTTAACAGAG GAAGAGAAGTTGGAACCTCTGAGAAATATGACCGATGATCCACGTATCCGTCTTCTCAATCGACTCTATGCCAGGAAAAGGAAAGAATTAAAAGAACGAGAGAAATTAAAG AATGTCGAGGTAGAAGAAGAGCAGCATGTGGATGAACGATCAGTTGATGATCTTCTATCTTTCATAAATGGGGCAGATGAAG ATTCTAAGAGTGCAAGAGCAACaaagagtaaaaagaaaaatagaaggaGAAAAGAACAAGCTAGAAATTCGTCTACAAATAATGAAACTGGAAACCATAATCAG GAATCTAACTGTCCTACATCTAGCTGCCTGAATGGTGACACCGGTGATGTGCTTTCTCCATTGCCTTCTGATCTGCAAGTCTCTGCATCTGTTAAGTTTTCACCCAAACTTGACTTTGATGATGGTGATATTGATGATGAGTTAGATCCTGCGATGAAGGAAGAAATTGACAG GGAGGTTGAGGATTTTGCTAGGAGACTAAACTCTGATTGGCCAGAAAGAATGCAGGAGATTTTGTCCCTGGGTCAAGAAAGGAGGCCTGTACCACTATCTGTGAACGGGAATGGTTCCCTGAGGAGATATACTG GTTTGGACAGGAGATAA